The following proteins come from a genomic window of Panthera leo isolate Ple1 chromosome E2, P.leo_Ple1_pat1.1, whole genome shotgun sequence:
- the DMWD gene encoding dystrophia myotonica WD repeat-containing protein, with protein MAAGGAEGGSGPGAAMGDCAEIKSQFRTREGFYKLLPGDGAARRSGPASAQTPAPPQPPQPPPGPASSSGPGAAGSAPSPPPAGPGPGPALPAVRLSLVRLGEPDGAGAGEPPATPAGLGAGGDRVCFNLGRELYFYPGCCRRGSQRSIDLNKPIDKRIYKGTQPTCHDFNQFTAATETISLLVGFSAGQVQYLDLIKKDTSKLFNEERLIDKTKVTYLKWLPESESLFLASHASGHLYLYNVSHPCASAPPQYSLLKQGEGFAVYAAKSKAPRNPLAKWAVGEGPLNEFAFSPDGRHLACVSQDGCLRVFHFDSMLLRGLMKSYFGGLLCVCWSPDGRYVVTGGEDDLVTVWSFTEGRVVARGHGHKSWVNAVAFDPYTTRAEEAAAAGGGDGERSGEEEEEPEAGGPGSGGGAPLSPLPKAGPITYRFGSAGQDTQFCLWDLTEDVLYPHPPLARTRTLPGTPGATPPAAGSSRGAEPGPGPLPRSLSRSNSLPHPAGSGKAGGPGATAEPGTPFSIGRFATLTLQERRDRGSEKEHKRYHSLGNISRGGGGGGGGGGGDKPSGPAPRSRLDPAKVLGTALCPRIHEVPLLEPLVCKKIAQERLTVLLFLEDCIITACQEGLICTWARPGKAFTDEEAEAQTGEGSWPRSPSKSVVEGLSSQPSNSPSGTVV; from the exons ATGGCGGCGGGCGGCGCGGAGGGCGGCTCGGGCCCCGGCGCCGCCATGGGGGACTGCGCGGAAATCAAGTCGCAGTTCCGCACCCGCGAGGGCTTCTACAAGCTGCTCCCCGGCGATGGCGCCGCTCGCAGGTCGGGTCCGGCTTCCGCCCAGACCCCGGCGCCGCCCCAGCCGCCGCAGCCCCCGCccggccctgcctcctcctccggCCCCGGCGCCGCGGGCTCCGCGCCGTCCCCGCCGCCCGCAGGCCCGGGGCCAGGGCCCGCGCTGCCCGCCGTGCGCCTCAGCCTCGTGCGCCTCGGGGAGCCCGACGGCGCCGGGGCCGGGGAACCGCCCGCCACGCCCGCGGGGCTGGGTGCCGGAGGAGACCGCGTCTGCTTCAACTTGGGCCGCGAGCTGTATTTCTACCCCGGCTGCTGCCGCCGCGGGAGCCAACGG TCCATTGATCTCAACAAGCCAATCGACAAGCGGATCTATAAGGGCACCCAGCCCACCTGCCATGACTTCAACCAGTTCACTGCTGCCACAGAGACCATCTCCCTGCTGGTGGGGTTCTCAGCCGGCCAGGTGCAGTACCTTGATCTCATCAAGAAGGACACCAGCAAGCTATTCAATGAAGAG CGGCTGATCGACAAGACCAAGGTGACCTATCTGAAGTGGCTGCCCGAATCAGAGAGCCTGTTCCTGGCCTCACACGCCAGTGGCCACCTGTACCTGTACAACGTCAGCCACCCTTGCGCCTCGGCCCCGCCGCAGTACAGCCTGCTGAAGCAGGGCGAGGGCTTCGCCGTCTATGCCGCCAAGAGCAAGGCGCCCCGCAACCCGCTGGCCAAGTGGGCGGTGGGCGAGGGCCCCCTCAACGAGTTCGCCTTCTCGCCGGATGGCCGGCACCTGGCCTGCGTCAGCCAGGACGGCTGCCTGCGCGTCTTCCACTTCGACTCCATGCTCCTGCGGGGGCTCATGAAGAGCTACTTTGGGGGCCTGCTCTGCGTGTGCTGGAGCCCGGATGGGCGCTACGTCGTGACGGGTGGCGAAGACGACCTGGTCACCGTGTGGTCCTTCACCGAGGGCCGTGTGGTGGCCCGGGGCCACGGCCACAAGTCCTGGGTCAATGCTGTGGCCTTTGACCCCTACACCACGAGGGCCGAGGAGGCAGCCGCGGCCGGCGGCGGCGACGGGGAGCGGAgcggcgaggaggaggaggagcctgagGCCGGGGGCCCGGGCTCGGGCGGGggagcccccctctcccccctgcccaaAGCCGGCCCCATCACCTACCGCTTCGGCTCGGCCGGCCAGGACACGCAGTTCTGCCTGTGGGACCTCACCGAAGACGTGCTTTACCCCCACCCGCCCCTGGCCCGCACCCGCACCCTCCCCGGCACGCCTGGCGCCACGCCGCCCGCCGCCGGCAGCTCTCGGGGCGCCGAGCCGGGCCCCGGCCCCCTGCCTCGCTCGCTGTCCCGCTCCAACAGCCTTCCGCACCCGGCGGGCAGCGGCAAGGCGGGCGGCCCCGGCGCGACTGCCGAGCCGGGCACGCCGTTCAGCATCGGCCGCTTTGCCACGCTCACGCTGCAGGAGCGGAGGGACCGGGGgtcagagaaagagcacaagcgcTACCACAGCCTGGGCAACATCagccggggcggcggcgggggcggcggcggcggcggcggggacaAGCCCAGCGGCCCGGCCCCGCGCAGCCGGCTGGACCCGGCCAAGGTGCTGGGCACGGCGCTGTGCCCACGCATCCACGAGGTGCCGCTGCTCGAGCCCCTGGTGTGCAAGAAGATCGCCCAGGAGCGGCTCACGGTCCTCCTCTTCCTGGAGGACTGCATCATCACCGCCTGCCAGGAGGGCCTCATCTGTACCTGGGCCCGGCCGGGCAAGGCG TTCACAGACGAGGAGGCCGAGGCCCAGACAGGGGAAGGAAGTTGGCCCAGGTCACCCAGCAAGTCAGTGGTAGAG GgcctctcctcccagcccagcAACTCCCCGAGCGGCACAGTGGTGTGA